From Bombyx mori chromosome 3, ASM3026992v2, the proteins below share one genomic window:
- the LOC101737397 gene encoding uncharacterized protein LOC101737397 — protein MHTLILATLAAVATAMPSYIAVPADQIAFLDLSALRVRRVPRQTLTPPPPPPQLPQALYEQEYQQEYHPVTLQQYQQQQVALSPREHEPARLVRLQPQDVSGAASLAPSARLAERPPDFGEYVDFGAHTGDNGAFGWYADFPVNNHEDSSGYRK, from the exons CACACATTAATATTGGCAACGTTAGCGGCGGTGGCAACGGCCATGCCATCGTATATCGCGGTTCCCGCCGACCAGATCGCCTTCTTAGACCTCTCCGCGCTGAGGGTCCGGCGGGTCCCGCGTCAGACCCTCAccccaccaccaccaccccCACAGCTGCCCCAGGCACTATACGAACAGGAGTACCAACAAGAGTATCACCCTGTGACCTTGCAGCAGTACCAGCAGCAAC AAGTTGCACTGTCCCCTCGGGAACATGAACCAGCGAGACTGGTCCGTCTCCAACCTCAAGACGTCTCGGGAGCAGCTTCTTTGGCCCCGTCTGCACGTTTAGCGGAGAGACCTCCAGATTTTGGCGAATACGTCGACTTTGGCGCGCACACCGGCGACAACGGCGCTTTCGGTTGGTACGCAGACTTCCCGGTCAATAACCACGAAGATTCATCAGGATATAGGAAGTAA
- the LOC101741433 gene encoding uncharacterized protein LOC101741433 encodes MDSTRLETVPPGPVNLDTVRALHQTVVSLRTALEVSKNELKDLKQKYELHSQCLEYADVIEKLTLENHILRRKIIDTGDEKDFNPNINFQVTYSPRTDTVDRDSEILIQTTTENLDTKTRIESDICCSEIPNTKLSENSKRVSYCSIESSDETPLEVKSQDPSEADGQNTDVDISRSSSCLNQENEKIHQPSFKTKLELLSKFDVRIKVKTVKDGESSSTTSDTDSTFTDDKKNKDKNSKGKFEFQEKKEDFERAADPKKNTINIKSVSSDNITMAVPNPEGDVKSKKDKLVQVRITSEENLIIQNMKDKIEQARRKDTLNLDVDDLSVRSLSEGDNSVFSEGATTPMDPQISKEDYKQEHDASGNESEEVDDIELIFTTDESKDMSNLQEDLVPIRETDHWTPHSNSTTHSTPVLIKFHTLDPDFQPGTETTDNNDNENQENCSLQSEISMSSLKMKRVSLPSDKEIRHVAFNSKGSLDIPGRSILKSCDNKSDNTLYKKSPNTSSKKLDSIDSLTCEYNRGLSFDNTKSSSFELGSSMDILHRDESVDSFYKTAHLGHRFSVFAETDISKCGISEDDLAVNLNARRNTCPNPFQYRVPTHRGYSRGVTSGPVRARPVLRDVTAPRRDSAAQTDVSALPPRWSSDGYLAHKMYTTSAAAAPTLPQRGLTPTSRRGAAESRVPAVSRRCSEARRVLLSDIGFTSMVPELSRSADPVWALTKKMSSIEETVTNSTSKFLSRGSSYRSPAPSLDRSRDWTPPRAPSSAGYRPWRSSLPDVRRDDTEELLEEAEIFLRRSIDNLRPSSPDVSRASEPRPPSGRPYIPAEPRELRLGHAVKFITPQGRVAVGRVRYVGIAGGASSVTVGAELQCAGPPHNDGTVRDRRYFLAAPRHTAVFVPFSKVVMAWAN; translated from the exons ATGGATAGCACTAGACTGGAGACAGTCCCACCCGGGCCTGTTAATTTGGACACAGTAAGGGCACTTCATCAAACAGTTGTTTCTCTCAGGACAGCGTTAGAAGTTTCCAAGAACGAACTGAAGgatttgaaacaaaaatatgAACTGCACTCTCAGTGCTTAGAGTATGCTGATGTCATTGAAAAATTGACTTTAGAAAATCATATATTGAGACGAAAAATTATTGATACTGGTGATGAAAAAGATTTTAATCCAAATATAAATTTCCAAGTGACATACAGTCCCAGAACAGATACTGTTGATAGGGATAGTGAAATACTGATCCAAACAACTACAGAAAACTTAGATACTAAAACAAGGATTGAATCTGATATTTGTTGTTCAGAAATTCCAAATACAAAGCTGAGTGAAAATTCTAAGAGAGTAAGTTATTGTTCTATAGAAAGTTCAGATGAGACCCCATTGGAGGTAAAATCTCAAGATCCATCTGAAGCAGATGGTCAAAACACTGATGTAGACATAAGTCGGTCATCAAGTTGTCTTAATCAAGAGAATGAGAAGATCCATCAGCCAAGCTTCAAGACAAAATTAGAATTGCTTTCAAAGTTTGATGTAAGAATAAAAGTTAAAACTGTGAAAGACGGAGAATCATCCAGTACTACTTCAGACACTGATTCAACCTTTACagacgataaaaaaaacaaagataagaATAGCAAAGGAAAATTTGAGTTTCAAGAGAAAAAAGAAGACTTTGAAAGAGCAGCTGATCccaaaaaaaataccataaatATTAAATCGGTATCTTCCGATAACATAACAATGGCAGTCCCCAATCCTGAAGGTGATGTGAAGTCCAAGAAAGATAAGTTAGTCCAAGTCAGAATTACTTCAGAAGAGAACCTTATCATTCAGAATATGAAAGATAAAATAGAGCAGGCAAGGAGAAAAGACACACTGAATTTAGATGTGGATGATTTAAGTGTTAG GTCCCTATCAGAGGGAGACAACTCTGTATTCTCAGAAGGGGCAACCACACCAATGGATCCACAAATTAGTAAAGAAGACTATAAACAGGAACATGATGCAAGTGGAAATGAGTCTGAAGAGGTAGATGATATAGAACTCATATTTACAACAGACGAATCTAAGGATATGAGTAATTTGCAG GAGGACCTGGTACCGATACGTGAGACCGATCATTGGACTCCACATTCCAATTCCACGACGCACTCAACACCAGTCCTCATCAAGTTCCACACACTGGATCCTGACTTTCAACCTGGAACTGAAACTACGGACAACAACGATAACGAAAACCAAGAAAACTGTAGCTTACAAAGTGAAATATCAATGTCGAGCTTAAAAATGAAAAGAGTTTCTCTTCCCAGTGACAAGGAAATCAGACATGTCGCCTTTAACAGCAAAGGCAGTCTTGACATACCTGGCCGGAGTATTTTGAAGAGTTGTGACAATAAATCTGATAATACCCTGTACAAGAAAAGCCCGAATACAAGTTCTAAAAAACTGGACAGTATAGACAGTCTCACTTGTGAATACAATAGAGGCCTGAGCTTTGACAACACAAAGAGTTCCAGTTTCGAGCTTGGCTCTAGTATGGATATCCTCCACCGAGATGAGAGTGTGGACAGTTTCTACAAGACCGCTCACCTAGGACATAGGTTTTCGGTGTTTGCCGAAACCGATATATCGAAATGCGGTATTTCAGAAGACGATTTGGCCGTTAATTTGAATGCTAGAAGGAACACATGTCCCAACCCATTTCAATACAG GGTGCCGACACACCGCGGATACAGTCGAGGCGTGACGTCAGGTCCGGTGCGCGCGCGGCCCGTACTGCGTGACGTCACGGCGCCGCGTCGCGATTCCGCCGCGCAGACCGACGTGTCCGCCCTGCCGCCGCGCTGGAGCTCGGACGGATACCTCGCTCATAAG ATGTACACGACTTCCGCGGCGGCagcacctacactgcctcaaCGCGGCCTCACGCCGACCTCACGCCGTGGGGCTGCGGAGTCTCGTGTCCCGGCAGTATCGCGACGGTGCTCCGAGGCCAGACGCGTGCTGCTCAGTGACATCG GTTTTACATCGATGGTCCCCGAGTTGTCGCGGTCCGCGGACCCGGTGTGGGCTCTTACGAAGAAGATGTCTAGTATTGAAGAGACTGTAACCAATTCCACGTCTAA ATTCCTGTCGCGCGGCTCATCGTACAGGTCGCCGGCTCCCAGCCTGGACCGGAGCCGCGACTGGACGCCGCCGCGGGCCCCGTCCTCTGCGG gGTATCGTCCGTGGCGCAGTTCGTTGCCGGACGTCCGCCGCGACGACACCGAGGAGCTGCTGGAGGAGGCGGAGATATTTTTGAGACGATCCATCGACAACCTCAGACCTTCTTCGCCTGATG TGTCGCGAGCGAGCGAGCCGCGCCCCCCGAGCGGCCGCCCCTACATCCCCGCCGAGCCGCGCGAGCTGCGTCTGGGGCACGCCGTCAAGTTCATCACCCCGCAGGGACGGGTCGCCGTCGGACGCGTCCG GTACGTGGGTATAGCGGGCGGCGCGTCCTCCGTGACGGTGGGGGCGGAGCTCCAGTGCGCGGGGCCTCCGCACAACGACGGCACGGTGCGGGACCGCCGCTACTTCCTGGCGGCGCCGCGACACACCGCCGTCTTCGTGCCCTTCTCGAAGGTCGTCATGGCCTGGGCCAACTAG
- the LOC101737539 gene encoding 5-methylcytosine rRNA methyltransferase NSUN4: MLQITNLIKKGPTTCAHLLRQSRHKSKTHWAKLRKKTGPKYKAMNHFDEFYGSVFGKKWDPMKRALLQGPKYVAVINNYGDAEETMEYLTNRGAHCLKKLITVQEDFHKQYSVNTTTSDQEAPVYINKLQQLAEKAHSDEISSIYPNTDNKPERLDFKDDDQISERKEITEQKEPINKSLDQAIADAVIDESRMIDPSIGLTSEALYQYLPATKLKGMNDWVPESTHYSYYSKIVDFPLTIEPETELQYPEHLKVFTYEMDSELKMFPEPKRSQTGVFNYYPMDCGSVLAVLALGLRAGDRVLDLCSAPGGKALVALQTLLPDVVICNDVSISRSNRTQRVFSDYLFDFETGNKWRERVIFKRVDGRMFTDDHGFDKVLVDVPCTTDRHSVTEDDNNIFRPDRVKERLKIPELQSHLLANALRLTKVGGTVVYSTCSLSPIQNDGVVHMALKQVFESNDIIATVVDLTPAVAGLSSTLTLGAGAAAPKYGQLVTPSLSANFGPSYIAKLLRIK; this comes from the exons ATGCTTCAAATAACAAATTTGATCAAGAAAGGGCCTACAACTTGTGCTCACTTATTAAGACAATCTCGACATAAATCTAAAACTCATTGG GCAAAGTTAAGAAAAAAGACCGGCCCTAAATACAAGGCAATGAATCATTTTGATGAATTTTACGGGTCCGTTTTCGGTAAGAAATGGGATCCCATGAAACGAGCATTATTACAAGGCCCGAAGTATGTAGCCGTGATCAACAATTACGGAGACGCCGAAGAGACTATGGAGTATCTTACGAATAGAG GTGCACATTGCCTAAAGAAACTAATAACAGTCCAGGAAGATTTTCATAAACAATATTCTGTGAACACAACAACCTCTGATCAAGAAGCACcagtatacataaataaattacagcAATTAGCAGAGAAGGCACATTCTGATGAAATATCCAGTATTTATCCGAATACTGATAATAAGCCTGAAAGACTCGACTTCAAAGACGATGATCAAATTTCTGAAAGAAAGGAAATTACGGAGCAGAA GGAACCAATAAACAAATCATTAGATCAGGCGATAGCAGATGCTGTCATAGATGAGTCTCGAATGATTGACCCATCTATAGGCTTGACCTCAGAAGCGTTGTATCAGTATTTACCAGCAACTAAACTTAAAGGCATGAATGACTGGGTACCAGAGTCTACACACTATTCTTATTATTCAA AAATAGTTGATTTCCCCTTAACTATCGAGCCCGAGACTGAATTGCAGTACCCGGAACACCTGAAAGTGTTCACTTATGAAATGGACAGTGAACTTAAAATGTTCCCCGAACCGAAGAGATCACAAACAG GCGTGTTTAACTACTACCCCATGGATTGTGGCAGCGTGTTAGCCGTGCTAGCCCTGGGGTTGAGAGCCGGCGACAGGGTCCTGGACTTGTGCTCTGCTCCCGGGGGCAAGGCGCTGGTCGCGCTGCAGACCTTGTTACCGGACGTGGTCATATGTAACGACGTGTCTATATCTAGATCGAACAG AACACAAAGGGTGTTCAGCGACTATCTGTTCGATTTCGAGACGGGCAACAAGTGGCGGGAACGCGTCATCTTCAAAAGGGTCGACGGCAGAATGTTCACAGACGACCACGGCTTCGATAAG GTTCTAGTGGACGTGCCGTGCACTACGGACCGACACTCTGTGACCGAGGATGACAACAACATCTTCAGGCCGGACCGGGTGAAGGAGAGGCTCAAGATACCGGAGCTCCAGTCGCACTTGTTGGC AAACGCGCTTCGTTTAACGAAGGTCGGGGGGACGGTCGTGTACTCCACGTGCTCGCTCAGCCCCATACAGAACGACGGGGTGGTGCACATGGCCCTCAAGCAAGTCTTCGAGAGCAACGACATCATCGCCACCGTCGT aGATTTAACTCCAGCGGTCGCCGGCCTCAGCAGCACCCTGACGCTGGGCGCGGGCGCTGCGGCCCCCAAGTACGGGCAGCTCGTGACTCCGTCGCTTTCCGCCAACTTCGGGCCGTCGTACATCGCGAAACTTttacgaattaaataa
- the LOC101737684 gene encoding Ec74 protein, producing MLLIETPFYMDQVLKFDMTENAVITALPFLSLWIFSIALSRTLDWLRSKNIITTTTARKIGTLFASLVPAACLLGLCYIGCNRAGAVVLMAVGITSIGGMFCGFLSNHIDIAPNFAGTLMAMTNTVATIPGIVVPIFVGILTHGNQTISAWRVIFFVTIGLYIIEIIAYTLFGSGEEQSWNKVTENKEDFEVKPLKNEKTHV from the exons ATGTTACTTATCGAGACACCTTTCTATATGGACCAAGTACTCAAGTTCGACATGACCGAG AATGCGGTCATAACTGCTCTCCCGTTCCTTTCCCTGTGGATTTTCAGTATTGCTCTGAGCAGAACCTTAGATTGGCTTCGTTCTAAGAACATTATCACAACTACTACAGCTAGAAAGATTGGCACTCTGTTCG CTTCACTGGTACCGGCAGCCTGTCTACTGGGGCTATGCTACATCGGGTGTAACCGCGCTGGCGCCGTGGTGCTGATGGCCGTGGGCATCACCAGCATCGGCGGAATGTTCTGCGGATTCCTTTCTAATCACATCGACATTGCTCCTAACTTTGCCG GCACCCTGATGGCGATGACAAACACGGTGGCTACCATCCCGGGAATTGTGGTCCCCATTTTTGTTGGAATCCTGACCCACGGGAAT CAAACTATTTCGGCTTGGCGTGTCATATTCTTCGTGACAATTGGACTCtacattattgaaattatagCGTACACTTTATTCGGTTCTGGGGAAGAGCAGTCTTGGAACAAAGTGACAGAAAATAAAGAGGACTTTGAGGTGAAGCCTCTCAAGAACGAAAAGACGCACGTCTAA